From the genome of Streptococcus marmotae, one region includes:
- a CDS encoding minor capsid protein, whose product MNNNDFAQVLLDFINSLGLPIRGGHDYLSETEGLVIYPLPGGQVDSEDMAGNREISLPFEIAMKSQDQEVVNATLWQINTALSNFELDLPSQNGSYVFQKLDVNQPFLNDLNEDGFYIYMLDVTAHLEIERKENA is encoded by the coding sequence ATGAATAACAATGATTTTGCGCAGGTCTTGTTAGATTTTATCAATAGCTTAGGTTTGCCTATTAGAGGTGGGCATGATTATCTAAGCGAGACGGAAGGGCTTGTGATTTACCCCTTGCCGGGTGGACAGGTTGATTCAGAGGATATGGCCGGAAATCGAGAGATTAGTTTGCCGTTTGAGATTGCCATGAAATCGCAAGACCAAGAGGTGGTGAATGCGACTTTATGGCAGATTAACACTGCTTTATCGAATTTTGAGTTAGACCTACCTAGTCAAAATGGGTCTTATGTGTTTCAAAAACTGGATGTCAATCAGCCGTTTTTAAACGACTTGAATGAAGATGGTTTTTATATTTATATGCTTGATGTGACTGCACATCTAGAAATTGAGAGGAAAGAAAATGCCTAA
- a CDS encoding phage tail tube protein codes for MPKNKNALRKHYVAPWDSANPDKMPTDWLWLAAGIKSAEPDNDENTEDEAFYDGDGTEETTIVSVKRGYKFEGYYIPEDKAQAHIAGLDLKDGDERRVWFKVVSADKKKQRVGVATVKDIEITGGEAQEYEKFACSIGWNTKPVESAVVE; via the coding sequence ATGCCTAAAAATAAAAATGCGTTACGAAAACACTATGTTGCTCCTTGGGATTCGGCTAATCCTGATAAGATGCCGACTGATTGGCTGTGGTTGGCGGCTGGAATCAAGAGTGCGGAGCCGGATAATGATGAGAATACGGAAGATGAGGCTTTTTATGATGGTGATGGTACGGAGGAGACAACCATCGTCAGCGTGAAGCGTGGGTATAAGTTTGAGGGGTATTATATCCCTGAGGATAAGGCGCAGGCGCATATTGCGGGTCTTGATTTGAAAGATGGTGATGAGCGTCGTGTGTGGTTTAAGGTGGTTTCGGCCGATAAGAAGAAGCAGCGTGTCGGTGTTGCTACGGTGAAGGACATTGAGATCACGGGTGGCGAAGCTCAGGAGTATGAAAAGTTCGCTTGTTCGATTGGTTGGAATACGAAGCCTGTGGAGTCGGCAGTTGTTGAATAA
- a CDS encoding Gp15 family bacteriophage protein → MLDLSKKLKDELVIEDRVYALDLSFNKILLLFEMLQDEDIPDFVKPHFALRMLTGVKFDELSVEEAVLVFQAVFEEHIQVRDSRRQAEMYDLAGNVLPSQLIEEEEKPLFNIKQDTDYIYASFLQAYGIDLIDVQGKLHWKKFNALLSGLPKDTKFAEVMKIRSWRPQEGESKEYQSRMRALQEEYALKESE, encoded by the coding sequence ATGCTTGATTTATCTAAAAAGTTGAAAGATGAGTTGGTGATAGAGGATAGGGTCTATGCTCTTGATTTGTCTTTTAATAAAATCTTGCTTCTTTTTGAGATGTTGCAGGATGAGGATATTCCGGATTTTGTAAAGCCGCACTTTGCTTTGAGAATGCTGACGGGCGTTAAGTTTGATGAGTTATCTGTCGAAGAAGCTGTCCTTGTTTTTCAGGCGGTGTTTGAGGAACATATTCAGGTTCGGGATAGCAGGCGACAGGCTGAGATGTACGACTTGGCTGGGAATGTCTTGCCTAGTCAGTTGATTGAAGAGGAGGAAAAGCCTCTTTTTAATATCAAGCAGGATACTGATTATATTTATGCTTCTTTTTTACAGGCCTATGGCATTGATCTAATCGATGTTCAGGGCAAACTCCACTGGAAGAAGTTTAATGCGCTTCTTTCGGGGTTGCCGAAGGATACGAAGTTTGCGGAAGTGATGAAGATTCGCTCGTGGAGACCTCAAGAGGGTGAGAGTAAGGAGTATCAGTCACGGATGCGAGCGTTACAGGAGGAATATGCATTGAAAGAATCTGAATAG
- a CDS encoding tape measure protein: MADGKVVIQVDLNGDKAQSGVSKLKALLGGLGETGAKVGSVFKSVLGANLVSSAITSSISSITNGVKGLVGELNSSSKTWQTFEGNMKAFGKSADEIAHVKGELQSFAKATIYSASDMASTYSQLAAVGTKNTTELVKGFGYLASAAENPQQAMKTLSTQATQMAAKPKVAWQDFKLMLEQTPAGISKVAEAMGMTTEQLISAVQDGKIETQAFFDAIIEGGKSFKSMAEDFKTVDQAIDGLSEGLTNSLQPAFEKVNQFGLRALKSIAERMDNLDFSGFADKLGKALDSIDIEGIIRSISSGISSLVSRVQTFWQAFSNTGAVSAFGEAIKSIASALGRVWDSLTASSVLTTLASVLGNVIKWLSQAATVAANFVNSLPAGAIQAIVGALVGLVAGFKAFNFLKSFNPFSLFKQNASSGVNGATSVVRSASTGISSIIRSLGRSVATAAKGIGTGISTAFKGLGQALQMVSPVQILAVSVAIVAIGAAIALVATQGEGVKSILEGVGSVIESFGTAIGTVASMIIGALAEAFVTVAPVISAFAPVIEAVGVAIANVITAIGGVAPQLAVLVSALGSAISQVISTLTPFVEQLGNSISQIVTSIGSAISEIVTALTPIVEILATTFTTVVQIIADAVVRIVEALAPFMPEVARVAEAVSRAVESIANAFTALVSQIAPIIDSIAGLVRSFGETIKTILEGVGDAAKAFGEAFKTGCEGVSGIIESIGKAIHEALDGVADIIHAVGDAAKDVASAFTEFSKALKPIADHGVSAAAGIAAVAGAVTGLGTASYAGNLVGFTKDLDKLDTVFYNLSNRASSSASAFSMIGSALSVMGIAFQQLSGVMPTIDTGFQSLSVAVGAMAPQLSPLTSAFGLLAPAMTMVGSSISIVVTGFTALGGVLPLVSVNMASLGVSLQAVQASMLALGSSVTQVSAGIQGAMAAIGSTVQSGMAQMSATISSAMSQTVSRVQSSMNQMVSVVRTAGSSMASAGQQAGTKTGQNIVNGIRSAMGALRAVMNQAVNIVRSSAGAGRAAGHYVGSMIGQGVADGMWSAVGSIEAAAARIIDAANRAAQAKAQIHSPSRLFRDKVGKYISQGIAVGIDENGYAVEDSLNYINDQVNGFKFGAESVLGFSSGLAFAGAGALSSSSTVTNKTNNYESLLKIERFENHSNQDVRSLFEQLKFLAREEKDRL; the protein is encoded by the coding sequence ATGGCAGATGGGAAGGTTGTTATTCAGGTTGATTTGAATGGTGATAAGGCTCAGTCGGGTGTTTCTAAGTTGAAGGCTTTGCTAGGCGGGCTTGGCGAAACAGGGGCTAAAGTGGGGTCTGTGTTTAAGTCTGTTTTAGGGGCTAATTTGGTGAGTTCGGCTATTACAAGTTCTATTAGTAGTATTACTAATGGGGTGAAAGGCCTTGTGGGAGAATTGAATAGTTCTTCTAAAACGTGGCAGACGTTTGAGGGGAATATGAAAGCTTTTGGAAAGAGCGCTGATGAAATTGCTCATGTCAAGGGAGAATTGCAGAGTTTTGCGAAGGCTACGATTTATTCTGCCTCGGATATGGCTTCTACTTATAGCCAGTTAGCGGCGGTTGGAACCAAAAATACGACTGAACTTGTAAAAGGTTTTGGATATTTGGCCTCTGCTGCAGAAAATCCTCAACAAGCAATGAAGACTTTATCTACTCAGGCAACGCAAATGGCAGCTAAACCCAAAGTAGCTTGGCAGGATTTTAAATTGATGCTGGAACAAACTCCCGCAGGGATTTCAAAAGTCGCTGAGGCTATGGGTATGACCACGGAGCAATTGATTTCTGCTGTGCAGGATGGGAAGATTGAAACTCAGGCTTTCTTTGATGCCATTATCGAAGGTGGTAAGAGTTTCAAATCTATGGCGGAAGATTTTAAAACTGTTGACCAAGCGATTGATGGTCTCTCTGAGGGGTTAACCAATTCTTTACAGCCTGCTTTTGAAAAGGTGAATCAGTTTGGATTAAGAGCTTTGAAATCGATTGCTGAGAGGATGGATAATCTTGATTTTTCTGGATTTGCGGATAAGTTGGGAAAAGCGTTAGACAGTATCGACATTGAGGGGATTATAAGGAGTATTAGTTCGGGGATTTCTTCTTTGGTGTCGAGAGTTCAGACTTTTTGGCAGGCGTTTTCAAATACGGGGGCGGTTTCTGCTTTTGGGGAAGCAATCAAGAGTATTGCTAGCGCCCTGGGTCGTGTTTGGGATAGTTTAACTGCGTCAAGTGTGTTAACTACCTTAGCTAGTGTTCTTGGGAATGTGATTAAATGGCTTTCACAGGCTGCAACCGTAGCGGCTAATTTTGTCAATTCGCTACCTGCTGGAGCTATTCAGGCGATAGTTGGCGCCTTGGTTGGTTTAGTTGCGGGTTTTAAAGCTTTTAACTTCTTGAAATCCTTTAACCCTTTTAGTCTTTTTAAGCAAAATGCGTCAAGTGGAGTCAACGGTGCTACATCGGTTGTTCGGTCAGCGAGCACAGGCATCAGCTCTATTATCCGCAGTCTTGGTCGAAGTGTCGCTACGGCTGCTAAAGGAATTGGGACAGGGATTTCTACGGCTTTTAAGGGTTTGGGTCAGGCTCTTCAAATGGTGAGTCCTGTTCAAATTCTAGCAGTTTCGGTTGCAATAGTGGCGATTGGTGCTGCGATTGCTTTAGTGGCTACGCAAGGTGAGGGCGTTAAGTCAATTCTTGAAGGGGTTGGCTCTGTCATTGAAAGTTTTGGAACGGCGATTGGGACGGTTGCGTCTATGATAATTGGCGCTTTGGCAGAGGCTTTTGTGACAGTTGCGCCAGTCATTAGTGCCTTTGCGCCTGTTATTGAGGCGGTAGGCGTTGCTATTGCAAATGTAATTACGGCAATTGGTGGTGTCGCTCCTCAGCTAGCGGTATTGGTGAGCGCTTTAGGGAGTGCGATTAGTCAAGTTATTAGTACCTTGACGCCGTTTGTGGAGCAGTTAGGGAATTCGATTAGTCAGATTGTGACGTCGATTGGTTCGGCGATATCGGAGATTGTGACGGCTCTTACTCCAATCGTGGAGATTCTTGCTACGACATTTACGACGGTTGTTCAGATAATAGCAGATGCGGTTGTGCGAATTGTAGAGGCTCTTGCTCCGTTTATGCCTGAGGTGGCTCGGGTTGCTGAGGCAGTATCTAGGGCGGTGGAGTCGATTGCGAATGCTTTTACGGCGTTAGTGAGTCAGATTGCGCCGATTATTGATAGTATTGCAGGTTTGGTTCGTAGTTTTGGGGAGACCATTAAGACTATTCTTGAGGGTGTTGGCGATGCTGCTAAGGCATTTGGTGAAGCTTTTAAGACTGGTTGTGAGGGTGTTTCTGGGATTATCGAGTCTATCGGAAAGGCGATTCATGAAGCTTTAGATGGTGTTGCAGATATTATTCATGCAGTTGGTGATGCTGCTAAAGATGTGGCTTCGGCTTTTACTGAATTTAGTAAGGCTTTGAAGCCTATTGCAGACCATGGTGTGTCGGCAGCGGCTGGCATTGCGGCGGTTGCTGGGGCTGTAACTGGTTTAGGAACGGCTTCTTACGCTGGTAATTTGGTCGGATTTACAAAAGATTTGGATAAATTGGACACTGTTTTCTATAATTTGTCTAATAGAGCTTCTAGCTCTGCTTCTGCATTTTCGATGATTGGGTCGGCTTTGTCGGTGATGGGAATAGCCTTTCAGCAGTTGTCTGGTGTGATGCCTACGATTGATACAGGTTTTCAGAGTTTGAGTGTGGCAGTAGGGGCAATGGCTCCTCAGTTATCTCCGTTGACGAGTGCTTTTGGTTTGTTGGCTCCTGCTATGACGATGGTCGGCAGTTCTATTTCGATTGTTGTAACTGGTTTTACGGCTTTGGGAGGTGTTCTTCCGCTTGTTAGTGTGAATATGGCAAGTCTGGGCGTTAGTTTGCAGGCAGTGCAGGCTAGTATGCTTGCGTTAGGTTCATCTGTTACTCAAGTTTCGGCTGGAATTCAGGGGGCGATGGCTGCTATTGGCTCTACGGTTCAGTCAGGTATGGCACAGATGTCGGCTACTATTTCTTCTGCGATGAGTCAGACGGTATCGAGGGTTCAAAGCTCTATGAATCAGATGGTGAGTGTAGTAAGAACGGCTGGGAGTTCGATGGCGAGCGCTGGGCAACAGGCTGGTACAAAGACAGGTCAAAATATTGTAAACGGCATTAGAAGTGCTATGGGTGCTTTGCGAGCTGTGATGAATCAAGCGGTGAATATTGTTCGTTCGAGTGCGGGTGCTGGTCGAGCTGCGGGGCATTATGTTGGTTCGATGATTGGGCAAGGTGTAGCTGATGGAATGTGGTCTGCGGTCGGGTCTATCGAAGCGGCAGCGGCTCGAATTATTGATGCGGCGAATCGTGCGGCTCAAGCTAAAGCGCAAATCCATTCTCCATCTCGTTTGTTTAGAGATAAGGTCGGTAAGTATATCTCGCAAGGGATTGCGGTTGGGATTGATGAGAACGGCTATGCGGTAGAAGATAGTTTGAACTATATCAATGATCAAGTGAACGGCTTTAAGTTTGGTGCTGAAAGTGTGCTTGGATTTTCTAGCGGTCTTGCTTTTGCGGGAGCTGGTGCTCTGTCTAGCTCTAGTACGGTCACAAATAAGACGAATAACTATGAGTCGTTGCTCAAAATTGAGCGTTTTGAAAATCATTCGAATCAGGATGTTAGAAGTTTATTTGAACAGCTTAAATTTTTGGCAAGGGAGGAGAAGGATAGATTATGA
- a CDS encoding phage tail spike protein, which yields MSYPILYAANETNFKHLGVSVLSDASKCLVTRERNGLYFLEMEYPIDGKDFKKIKKDMIIRVDAGYRTKKQRFVVSKITDKMNGYAEIYCRHIAIERISKNALRPNVTVVGTGASALEMWRQNLIDSSVDFATWSNVTTQGSASWEIENYENAYQVLGGKAGSILDVWGGEYEFDNLTIKLWDSLGRKTSNIIAYGRNLLDLEQEDEILSTYTSVYPFAKKTEGETEQLIVLSEGIVDSPHVDKYAKRKILKLDLSSDENIKSEDQLRKAAQRYIKSNRVGVPKTKLTIKYQDLSKVHGIFDNEVLEETDLCDKVKVYYEDLGIANDEAKVTKVVWNVLLDENEEIEVGDSRSNFSDSLGISSAVESGIRQGTSGMKSDFDRLIEEQIAVWNRRFEEEREKIEDSVKEGIEQAKAKAEQTKAELAEEIEEKLAEQGAEAKKLLETFQSSDLDKLRKQIEETSETARVNAELIGGDGSTSYNKNRLAGETERTIALGTDYVTVGHNGNGFEVGKTYVISWDAVCTPYGNRKLSVVLEASPYLGSGHLQLHPTDSRFPSIEQALSERESSVLSVYYGTYRVHYASDWYQDATAQFTVADDKNKLRLALALKQAADGNLANKYEGSWSDKPALILDGGNG from the coding sequence ATGAGTTATCCGATTTTGTATGCGGCGAATGAGACGAATTTCAAGCATTTGGGGGTGTCGGTTTTGTCTGATGCGTCTAAGTGTTTGGTGACTCGTGAGCGTAATGGCTTGTATTTTTTGGAGATGGAGTATCCGATTGATGGGAAGGATTTCAAGAAAATCAAGAAGGATATGATTATCCGTGTGGATGCGGGGTATCGGACGAAGAAGCAGCGGTTTGTGGTTTCTAAAATCACGGATAAGATGAATGGCTATGCGGAGATTTATTGTCGTCATATTGCGATTGAGCGGATTTCTAAGAATGCTTTGCGTCCGAATGTGACGGTTGTTGGAACTGGTGCGAGTGCGCTTGAGATGTGGCGACAGAATTTGATTGATTCGTCTGTTGATTTTGCGACGTGGTCGAATGTGACGACTCAGGGGAGCGCTAGCTGGGAGATTGAGAATTACGAGAATGCCTACCAGGTGTTAGGGGGTAAGGCTGGCTCTATTCTGGATGTCTGGGGTGGCGAGTATGAGTTTGATAATCTGACGATTAAGTTGTGGGATAGTCTTGGGCGTAAGACATCGAATATCATTGCTTATGGGCGTAATTTGCTTGATTTGGAGCAGGAAGATGAGATTTTAAGCACGTATACGTCTGTTTATCCGTTTGCGAAGAAGACCGAGGGCGAGACGGAGCAGTTGATTGTCTTGTCGGAAGGGATTGTGGATAGTCCACATGTGGATAAGTATGCCAAGCGTAAGATTTTGAAACTGGATTTGTCGAGTGATGAGAATATCAAGAGCGAGGACCAGTTACGAAAGGCGGCGCAACGCTATATTAAGTCTAATCGTGTCGGGGTGCCTAAGACGAAGTTGACTATCAAGTATCAGGATTTGTCTAAGGTTCATGGAATCTTTGATAATGAGGTTTTGGAAGAGACGGACTTGTGTGACAAGGTCAAGGTTTATTATGAGGATTTGGGTATTGCCAATGACGAGGCCAAGGTTACGAAGGTTGTTTGGAATGTTTTGCTTGATGAGAATGAAGAGATTGAGGTTGGCGATAGTCGGTCGAATTTTTCGGATTCGTTAGGGATTAGCTCTGCTGTTGAAAGTGGTATCAGGCAAGGCACGTCAGGGATGAAGTCGGATTTTGATAGGTTAATCGAGGAGCAGATAGCTGTTTGGAATCGGCGTTTCGAGGAAGAGCGTGAAAAGATTGAAGATAGTGTCAAGGAAGGCATCGAACAGGCCAAAGCGAAAGCTGAACAAACCAAGGCGGAGCTTGCAGAGGAAATCGAAGAAAAGCTGGCTGAACAGGGCGCGGAAGCCAAAAAGTTGCTGGAGACCTTTCAGTCTTCTGACTTGGATAAATTGCGCAAGCAGATTGAGGAGACGTCTGAGACGGCGCGGGTCAATGCGGAGTTGATCGGCGGGGATGGGTCAACCTCTTACAACAAAAACCGCTTGGCAGGTGAGACGGAGCGGACGATTGCACTGGGGACGGACTATGTGACGGTCGGGCATAACGGAAATGGCTTTGAGGTCGGCAAGACCTATGTCATCTCATGGGATGCGGTCTGTACGCCTTATGGGAATCGAAAGCTTTCGGTGGTGCTTGAGGCGAGTCCTTATCTGGGGAGTGGGCATCTTCAGCTCCATCCGACAGATAGTCGTTTTCCAAGTATCGAGCAGGCCTTATCGGAACGAGAGTCGAGCGTGCTCAGTGTCTACTATGGCACCTACAGGGTGCACTATGCCAGTGACTGGTATCAGGATGCGACGGCGCAGTTTACAGTGGCCGATGATAAGAATAAGCTCAGGCTTGCGCTTGCCTTGAAGCAGGCAGCTGATGGCAATCTCGCCAACAAGTATGAAGGGAGCTGGTCAGATAAGCCAGCCCTAATCTTAGATGGAGGAAATGGATGA
- a CDS encoding collagen-like protein gives MTTEKIPLRVQHKRMSASQWASSSLILLEGELGIETDTGKVKVGDGRSRFSALQYLTGPKGEKGDRGVPGETGSAVTITSTTKSNGVTTVRFSTGQSITINDGVVSFEALTPAQKASLKGDKGERGERGEAGPMPTITINSSGIWEINGRSTGVSGRGQAGATGQRGLTGPAGRNGEKGQKGDKGDRGADGAPGQNIVNQRTNQAMKYWFGSKADYDRIYNKDTNTIYDVYE, from the coding sequence ATGACAACAGAAAAAATCCCACTCAGGGTACAACACAAGCGCATGAGCGCTAGCCAATGGGCGTCTAGTAGCTTGATTCTGCTAGAAGGTGAATTGGGCATTGAGACGGACACCGGTAAGGTGAAAGTTGGGGATGGGCGCAGTCGCTTTTCTGCCTTGCAGTATCTGACGGGGCCAAAGGGTGAGAAGGGAGACAGGGGAGTTCCTGGCGAAACTGGCTCAGCTGTGACCATCACTTCTACGACAAAAAGCAATGGCGTGACGACAGTCCGATTTAGCACTGGCCAATCGATTACGATTAATGACGGAGTGGTTAGCTTCGAAGCTCTGACCCCTGCTCAGAAAGCGAGCTTAAAAGGTGACAAGGGAGAGCGTGGCGAACGTGGCGAAGCGGGTCCGATGCCTACCATCACCATCAATTCGTCTGGTATCTGGGAAATCAATGGCCGAAGCACAGGTGTCTCTGGTCGTGGTCAGGCTGGCGCAACGGGTCAACGTGGCCTAACAGGTCCAGCAGGTCGAAATGGCGAGAAAGGTCAAAAAGGCGATAAGGGAGACAGAGGGGCAGATGGTGCACCTGGTCAAAATATTGTCAACCAACGTACCAATCAAGCCATGAAATACTGGTTTGGCTCAAAGGCAGACTATGACCGCATCTACAACAAAGATACCAATACCATCTATGACGTTTACGAATAG
- a CDS encoding gp58-like family protein, translated as MDITIQQTRSKALEKDGRYYKVFTPRSPDEVVKLHHMGCVGDTVARNIQIEKGTSPSSFASPVTTSRALTGLFKDMRDINIELTDQNSPLWGRIRANNRGMLSEFLDRDVRSALAQTSSSILAQVEAKDQGNIKRSELILDNNGFVTKVGKTINGTTLATMIAQNERDVSIIAQKFKVTGDMLVDGAITARKLDTNSVRTGILTAGSITADMIQSGAITGDKLKVDTALINKLATNSALIDNLVAKDAFITKLQSVDLDASRIKSGVLKSKNGSVTWNLDANRLDFYTGAGIEFHDWDNYIKFHSGGSVAFIQPTVRQGTNRAALAIGVNGNNSIDSNTGAFAGIKIFKDNLWDNVSIYGDTIQLTSGFNENHALFIDVVKFNGGFNLGDILQTFNENFKSLSNGKPGDVLTWNKIYG; from the coding sequence ATGGATATTACAATTCAACAGACCCGCTCGAAGGCGCTTGAAAAGGACGGGCGGTATTATAAGGTGTTTACCCCTCGCAGTCCTGATGAGGTGGTGAAATTGCACCATATGGGCTGTGTGGGGGATACAGTTGCGCGCAATATTCAGATTGAAAAGGGGACAAGTCCGTCTAGCTTTGCCTCTCCTGTGACCACAAGTCGTGCGTTGACGGGTTTGTTTAAGGATATGCGGGATATCAATATCGAGTTGACAGACCAAAATAGCCCGCTCTGGGGGAGAATTCGTGCTAATAACAGGGGGATGTTAAGCGAGTTTCTGGATAGGGATGTGAGGAGCGCCCTAGCGCAGACCAGTAGCTCTATTCTCGCTCAAGTCGAGGCAAAAGACCAAGGCAATATCAAGCGTTCGGAGTTGATACTGGATAACAATGGCTTTGTGACGAAGGTCGGTAAAACCATCAACGGGACGACTCTAGCGACCATGATTGCCCAGAATGAGCGAGATGTGTCGATTATTGCGCAGAAGTTCAAGGTGACAGGTGACATGTTGGTCGATGGTGCCATTACGGCAAGAAAGCTTGATACCAATAGCGTCCGAACAGGGATTCTGACGGCGGGGTCGATTACGGCAGATATGATTCAGTCGGGCGCTATCACGGGTGACAAGCTAAAGGTCGATACGGCTTTGATTAATAAACTCGCCACCAACAGTGCCTTGATTGATAACTTGGTCGCAAAGGATGCGTTTATCACTAAGCTTCAGTCGGTGGATTTGGATGCGTCGAGAATCAAGAGTGGGGTGTTGAAATCTAAAAACGGCAGCGTCACTTGGAATTTAGATGCGAATAGGCTTGATTTTTATACTGGAGCTGGTATCGAATTTCATGATTGGGATAATTATATCAAGTTTCATTCTGGTGGTTCAGTTGCTTTTATACAGCCAACGGTTCGTCAAGGAACAAATCGTGCCGCCTTGGCGATAGGAGTTAATGGCAATAACTCAATTGATTCAAACACGGGTGCCTTTGCAGGTATAAAAATCTTCAAGGATAATCTTTGGGATAATGTGTCTATTTACGGAGATACGATCCAGTTAACGAGTGGATTTAATGAAAATCACGCTCTTTTTATTGATGTAGTGAAATTTAATGGAGGCTTCAATTTAGGGGATATACTCCAAACGTTCAATGAAAACTTTAAGAGTTTGAGCAACGGAAAACCAGGTGATGTTTTGACTTGGAATAAAATTTATGGATAA
- a CDS encoding DUF1617 family protein, which yields MQLTITNKDLATFYSALQKMEIRPMRPNRGRIKLLARLEEKFREYVKDEFELIKDYVEFDKHGQPIVTEDNSYTVKDESQTEELSKLLAELADDEVMIKGGEYSKRYIDFLEYLSEAEGDFTIEELRVIDDVLEQYEVSKEQKEG from the coding sequence ATGCAACTAACAATTACAAATAAAGATTTGGCTACTTTTTATTCAGCGCTACAAAAAATGGAGATACGGCCGATGCGCCCTAATCGAGGGCGCATTAAATTATTAGCTCGTTTGGAAGAAAAGTTTCGTGAGTATGTAAAAGATGAATTTGAACTGATTAAAGATTATGTAGAGTTTGACAAACATGGGCAACCAATCGTAACCGAAGATAATTCGTATACAGTGAAAGATGAGTCACAGACTGAAGAACTCAGCAAATTGTTGGCTGAATTGGCTGATGATGAAGTGATGATTAAAGGTGGTGAATATTCGAAGCGCTACATTGACTTTTTAGAGTATCTATCAGAAGCAGAAGGAGACTTCACTATCGAGGAACTTCGAGTGATTGATGATGTCCTTGAGCAGTATGAAGTGAGCAAAGAACAGAAGGAGGGCTAG